GACCGAGCAGATGCAGCACGACGCCCTGTGCCAGGTCGCCGGCCGTGGGCGTGGCGGTGAAGCCGATGACCAGGGGCAGCACGACCGCGAACGCCGCCATGCCGAGGTTGACGACAAGCGCGGCGAGCAGCCCCGCACCGGTCTCCCGGCCGGGCCGGCCGGCCGCCGTCATCGAGATCAGCCGCTGGGTCGCGGGCTCGGTGTCGAGCAGTCCCCGGGTGGCCCAGGCGAAGACGAGAATGAGCAGCCCGGCCGAGTCGGCGTAGGAGGACAGCTCCTTGCCCGGCGGGACCGGGGCCGAGAAGAAGACGCCCAGCATCACCAGCAGCCCGATCATGGGCTGGAACAGCCGGTGGGACCGGGTGTAGGCGGCCAGCTTGAACCGGACGAGGGAGGCCGTCACGAGATCCTCCTGGTGGTGTGGCCGTCGGCACGGAGTTTCTGTTCGACCTCGTCGGCCTCCGCGGCGTCGACGATCACCTCGATGACCGCCTGCCTCGGCCGCTCGCCGGACTGGACGGAGACCGCTCCGCCGTCGACCAGCCAGTGGTCGGCGCCGGGGAAGTCCTGGAGTTGGTTCTGGTGGTCGCTGACCACGACCGTCCCGCCACTCGCGGCGATCTCGCCGATGATCACGGGGAGTTCGGCGCGGGTCTGCTCGTCCAGGCCCGCGAACGGCTCGTCCAGGATCAGCAGGTCGGGCGGGGCCAGCAGCGCCTGGATCAGTCCGGCCTTCTGCGCGCTGCCCTTGGACAGGTCGCCGAGCGGCTGGTCCAGCAGGTGCGTCGCGTTCAGCCGCCCGGCCGGCTCCCGAGCCCCGGCAGGGGAGACGCCCCGGATCCGGGCCATGTGGGTGAGGTAGGCGATGACGGTGAACGGCTGGTCCACGGGGAAGACGTCGGGGGCGTAGCCGACGACGCGAGGCCGGTCG
Above is a genomic segment from Streptosporangium album containing:
- a CDS encoding ABC transporter ATP-binding protein is translated as MSFRYSRRGPWVLRDVDLTLRAGSVIEVTGRNGAGKSTLLRLLAGIIPPSRGSIADRPRVVGYAPDVFPVDQPFTVIAYLTHMARIRGVSPAGAREPAGRLNATHLLDQPLGDLSKGSAQKAGLIQALLAPPDLLILDEPFAGLDEQTRAELPVIIGEIAASGGTVVVSDHQNQLQDFPGADHWLVDGGAVSVQSGERPRQAVIEVIVDAAEADEVEQKLRADGHTTRRIS